In Methanococcoides sp. LMO-2, the genomic stretch TGAACTACCCCCGTGTGGAGATCATGAAGGACCTGGACGAAGTTATCAAAGATGCTGATGTCGTGGCAATACTGACCGGGCACTCCCAATACTTCGAGCTGAAGCCTTCACAACTAAAGGCACTGACAGGAAAGGCAAACACAGTTATTGTAGATGGAAGGAACGTTGTGGACCCTGATATATACATCAGCAATGGCTTTGTGTACAAGGGAATCGGGCGAGGGGATAAGAACGAACATACTATTGTCTGAGCGATATTCTGCTTGAACATTGATTAGCATAAGACAGAGAGAAGTTAGAGGGTGGAAAGAGGTAGGTTAAAGATAGATCAGATCTCGTTCCAACTGACCATTCAGGCCAACAGGATGAAAAGAGGATGTGGTTGAGAGAATTACAACCCATCTTCACTTATTTTTAGCAACTGCCGCGTCCATGCATTATAGAACCAGTTTTAAATTTATCTGAAGACTAAAGAATCTGGGAATATTTTAATAATTGCCGACAATATGGTTGTGCAAACCTTCCAGAGATAAAAAACGTGACACTCCGAAGTTATTTGCACAATTTCATTAGTAAAGATAAGCAGGAATCCAAAAGTGTCTGCCAGTACAGGGTACGCCAGACAAAGAACCAGAGGACCATACAGGTAGATTGTTCCCAATGCAAACAGTCATCAACTCTCAATGATCCTGCCTGTCGTGAAAGATTGTTTGATATCATACTCACAGAACCCATATCAAACAGGCTTGTACTTTCCCACCTTTATGAACGCGACTATGAAGGAAATGAGATCGCAGTCATCTATGAACTTGCAAAGTTTGGAGATGCCCTTTTAAATTACAAGGATGTGCGACTTACATCCAATTGTTCACACAGGGAAGCCGACAAATGCACTTCATACAGGAAAAAGTTGATTGACAATGTTCTGGAGTGCTCAAAGAATGATCCTGTTACTGCGTGCAAATTTCTAAAGGAAACTGGGATCGATGGCAACGAATACCCTAACCACCCGGAATGCCATGACTGTGTTGCAGACTTCAGATCGACCATCCGGGAAATGCAGGACATCGCTTCTGAGATCAGTATCATTCACTACTTCAGGACAGAACAAGATTCCCGGCACGATGCTGATAACAATGACAACTCCCGGACAGTTTTTGATTATGACAGCTACATCAAGCCCCACGTAAGGCCTGCTTTTTCAACTTCCCGCATATACACGGAACCACCTGGAAATACACGATTCATGGAATGCTACGACGTCAGGAACAATGCAGGGAGAATGCTCCAGATATCCATCTATGAAATGACGGACAGACCTGAGAAGCTTTACATGGCAATTCCCCTTGAGTACAACCTTGGACATGAAGGTCTTGGCCTGATCGAAAGGGTCAGGAAAAAGCTGATACGATTCCGTCCTGAGAATATGAACTTCGCTGATCCTGTGAACTCAAGGGAATATATCTACAGGATCGGGAAGCAAATGCTTGAGGAAGATGCAAAACTGCATGAGATCGCCCTTACGCCTTTTGAGACCATGGCATATTCAGACCTTCTTGCAAAATACACAACAGGTCTCGGGATACTGGAGGATGTGCTTTCAGACCCGAAGATCACGGATGTATATGTGAACGCACCTGCAGACATCAATCCGATTCATGTGGTCGTGGACGGAGATGAATGCATCACCAACATATTCCTCTCACAGGACGACCTGGACTCAATGGTCTCGAGGTTCAGGGCCATTAGCGGAAGACCTTTCGGAGAAGCAACACCGGTACTGGAAATGGAACTGGCCGAATTCGGGGTCCGTGTATCAGTTATCGGCGATCCTTTGAGTGCCAACGGCCTTGCTTATGCCTTCAGGAAGCATGCAAGGACCCCGTGGACACTGCCTAAGCTGATCAACACCGGTTCGATCTCACCCCTTACTGCCGGCCTCCTGAGCTTCCTCATGGATGGGGAGGCATCGATCCTTGTGGCCGGAGAGGTGGGCGCAGGGAAGACATCCCTGCTATCCGCCATGATGATGGAGATCCCCCAGAAATACCGCATCCTGACGATAGAAGACACAAGGGAACTCCCCATAGAGGACCTGCAGCAGCTTGGATGGAAGATACAGGGCATGAACTCACGCTCATCGATACTGAACACAAGCATCGAAGTGAAACCCGATGTTGCACTACGGGCAGCCCTGCGTCTTGGGAATTCCTCGCTTGTGATAGGAGAGGTCAGGGGACCCGAGGTAAAAGTGCTCTACGAGGCCATGCAGGTAGGTACAGCAGGGAATTCTGTCCTTGGAACCATACACGGGGCATCTACAAGGTCGGTCTATGAGCGCATAGTCCATACTCTCGGCGTGCCCCCTGCATCCTTCAAGTCCACCGATGCAGTGGTGGTCTGTACCAACACAAGGATTGGAGGAAGCATGAGCAAAAAACGCAGGGTAACGCAGATCTCGGAAGTGTCCACAGGGTGGGATGAGGATGCCACACCGGAGGAGATATTCACAGAGATAATGCAGTACAGCACCGTTGAGGACTCATTGATACCCACTGACATACTGGACAGGGGGCAGTCCGAGCTCATCGGGAAGATCGCACGCAAATGGGGGATAGCCATCGATGATGCATCACTCAACATACGCGTAAGGGCAAGGATAAAGCAGAAGATAGCCAGTGCCGGCACTCTCAATCCCGGATTTCTGGAAGCAGATGTGGTCAGCAAGGCCAACAACGCCTTCTGGCTGTATATGGACATGGAAAAACATGGCACCTGCGGACCGGACTATGAAAGGGTATATGAGAAATGGAATCGCTGGTTCGACAATTTCTCCGCTTCCCGGGTTTAAAGGAGCGGTACGATGGGAACAGGAATATCAGAGAACTGGTACGTTCGTGGATGCAGGTTCACATCCCGACATTTTTCCAGGTTCATAAGGGACATTGATGCCTTCTCAACAAAGGCTGAAAGATCGGTCAGCCAGGAATACCGTGATGCTGTGATCTTTACGGGATCCGTGATAGAACCTTTCGAGACCGTCCTGTTCTCTTATGTCGGATCACTGACAGCGCTTGCCATGTTCCTTCTTCTGGATGTCATCCTGTTCCGCATCACAACGTTCAATCCGACTGTGCTGACATTCGTGGCCGTAATGACATTGCTGGTGCCTTTGGGAATACTGTTCTACCTCAGCGAATATGTGAAAATACACGCCAGGTACATGAAGATACAGTCCATCGGCGACATACCTGAGGTCCTGAGCTATGTTGTCATGTCCATGAGGCTTGTCTCTAACATGGAAAAGGCAATCCATTTTGCTGCCCTCAATTCCACAAGGCCACTTGCAAACGACCTCAGGAAGATGCTCTGGAACCTGCAGGTTCGCATGTATTCAAGCATGGATGATGCGCTACTGGACTTTGCACAGATGTGGGGGAAGAATAGCGAGCATTTCAAACGTTCCCTTCACCTGATCAAAAGTTCCACCAGCGAACCCGATGAGGCACAGAGGGTGATCACACTTAACCGCGCCCTGGACATCGTGCTGGAGGGAACAAAGGAGATGATGGAACAGTATGCAGTACGCCTGAAGACTCCCACATACATCCTTTATTCCATTTTTATCCTCATTCCCCTGGCGCTTGTGGCACTCCTGCCTGCCGTTACTGTAGTCGGGATAAGGTTCGATGCAGTGACCCTCGTAATACTTTATGACCTTGTTCTCCCGATAGCCACCTTTGCATACGCGGAATACATCCTCATGCAACGCCCGGCAACTTTCCTGCCCCAGGCAATTCCGGAAACTCACCCGGGACTGAAAGGCATAGCCAGAAAAAGGAAAGTTGCAACGGTCGTTGCAGTTGTGATCGGTATTCTGGTCAGTTCATCAGGATACATAGCCATCTTTTTTGGCAATCCGATGAATATCATCTCAACCGGGACCCTGGAAGGGATAATTCCACCTGCACTGTTTGTCATCTGGGGGATAGTGATCGCATTTTCGATATACATGAACACAGTATATTCACCATACAAGAAGATACGGGACGATATCCGGAAGATGGAAAGCGAATTTGCCGATGCGTTGTTCATACTGGGCAGAAGGATCTCCGAAGGACGTTCTGCAGAGGAATCATTCGCCCACACCTCCAAAACAATGGAAGGATCGCATATCGGAAAAATGTTCGAAAGGATCTCCATCAACCTGATCACCATGCGAACGAACATAAGGTCAGCGATCTTCGACGAGGAGTTCGGGGCTTTCAGGGATGTTTACTCGGACAGGATACAGACCACAATGATAATGTTCACGGAAAGTGTGCACAAGAGCCACCTTTCAGCAGGAGTTGCCATCATTAAGCTTGCAGACCACCTGAAAGAACTACAGGCCGTGGAGAAGAACATCAGGCATTCACTGTATGATATGACATCCACCATGAGAACAACAGCCTGCATATTCGCACCCCTTATCGCAGGTGTGACCATAGCTCTCTCGGAGGTCATCGCTAGGATCCTTCAGGACGTCGCTGAAGGCATTTCAAGGCTCCCCCAGAACCTCGTACCCGGTCCGGCACAGATATCGCCTGAGAACCTTCACCAGACAATTGCACCGGACCTTTTCATGCTGTCAATTGGAGTCTACCTGATTCTCATCACAGCCATCCTTGTGAGATTCTCAAGCACCATAGAGAACGGAGGAGAAAGAACACAGTTCCTGTACGACCTCGGTCAATCGTTGCCGATCGCTATAATCGTTTTCACGGTCACAACGGTGGTCTCAAGGATATTCTTCAGGGGATTGATATGACAATGTTAAGAAGTAAAATTTAAAAAAAATAGCAACCAATCAATCAATCAATCAATCATTCAATAGATCAATCCACATATACAAGAGCTTTCACGGGGCACACGCTGATGCACTTCATGCAGACAGTGCATTTGCTGTAATCAATTGTGGCCTTTCCATCTCTTATTTGCAAAGCTCCAAAGGGACAAATGTTATCGCATTTGCCACAGTTGTTGCATCCGATGACAGCTATATATCCTTCCGGGTGACTCATCTGCGAACAATTAGGTCACAACATACATACACTTTTGTATTTAAATCAGGCTTATATACGAGAGGAGATATGAACCACAGCATGAAAGGGATGGTCCGCACAGATAAGGGGTCTTTCTACACATACCTCACAAGAGGCTGCAAACTATGCCAGCAGGGTGCCAAGATGGTGCTCTTCATTACAGGCATATGCAACAGAGGATGCTTCTATTGTCCGCTATCGGACGAAAGAAAGAAGGATGATACCTATGCCAATGAGCGTCTGGTGAAGGACGATGAAGATGTTATCGATGAAGCGATCCGGATGGATGCCCTGGGAACAGGCATCACCGGTGGAGAACCACTAATAAGACCGGAACTTGTCCTTCATTATATCAGACTTCTGAAAGAAAGGTTCGGCAAGGACCACCACATACATCTTTACACTTCAATAGCCCCGAAAAGGGATTTGCTAAAAGCCCTTTCTGAAGCAGGACTTGATGAAATAAGGTTCCACCCGCCTGAGCAATTATGGAAAGAGCTTAAAGGCTCTGATTTTGAACGTGCCATAAGGGATTCCATTGAGCTTGGAATGGAAGCAGGAATGGAACTGCCATCAATAGAAGGAGTAAACGATGTCGAAGAGGTTGTCATCAATACAGGCTGTTTCCTGAACCTCAACGAGCTTGAATTCTCGGACACGAATGCCATAGAGATGAAAGAGAGGAACTTCGTGCTCAAGGATGACATGAGCAATGCTGTGGAAGGATCGGAAGAATTTGCACTGGAGCTGGCAGACAAGCTGCCTAAGATACACTTCTGTTCGTCGAGATACAAGGATGCCGGACAACTGCGTGAGCGTCTGCTAAGGACTGCAAGAAAGACAGCACGAGAGCTTGACGAGATCACTGAGGAAGGAACGATCGTCTATGGTTCTCTTGAGGGTGCTGATACTGATAAAATGGTAGGGATATTGCATAGCTTCGAAGTACCGGAAGACCTTTTTGAAGTAAAGGGCAACACTGTGGAATTACCCTGGTGGATAATCGAGGAAATAGCAGAAGAACTTAAAGAAGAAGGCCTTATCCCGTCGATCATTGAGAGGTATCCCTTCGAAGACGGACTCGTAGTTGAAGTGATTCCGCTCTGACACTAACATTTATAAGGATTAATGTTGTAGTGGAAACGCGTTCTGTATCATAAAACAAATAAATTAGCATAAGTTTATAAATAGAAATTACATAGATGTAAATGAGGTGTTTGTGCTGGAGACTATTGAGGACCGGGTAAAGGCGAGGCTTATCAAATATTTAGGCCGTGATGATACAGGTATACGTGAAGATGTGCTGAAGCTCTTCCTTGAAGGTGGAACTTTCACAACAGGTGATGTCTACAAGCATCTTAATGAAAAGGAATTTGATGTGAGCTACAGAGGTGTTTCAGCCATGGTTGGCCTCATGAACACCAGGCTTGGCATACTGAGTATAGACGTAACTGGCGATCATAATCTTTACCTGTTGAAAGAAGACTATAAACCTATAGTTAAAGCAGTTCTTGATAACTACTGAACACCGCATGGTGTTAACATATCTTTTTTGATCGTTCTTTGGGAGGAATCTTCATGATCAGATCCCTTATGAACCTCTTCTACAAGACCTATGAAAGGGCTCTTTCAAAAGATGTTAAGAGCGGAACTGTTCCCGAACATGTGGCCATAATCATGGATGGTAACCGCAGGTTCGCTAGCAGGCTTGGGAAAAGAACAAGCTATGGCCACTCAAAGGGCGCTGATGTGACTGAAAAAGTAATAGAATGGTCATATGACATCGGTGTGAAAGAACTCACAGTCTATGCCTTTTCCACAGAGAACTTTAACAGGTCTTCCGACGAAACATTGCAGCTGTTTGATCTTATCGGAAGTAAGTTCGATTATATGAGAGAGAACGAACGAACTCATGAAAGAGAGATAAGAGTGCGTGTTATAGGAGACCATTCCCTTCTTCCGGAAGAGCTTCAGAAATCTGCCAGAAAGATAGAGCAGGCAACAAAAGACTACGACAAATTCAACCTGAATGTTGCACTTGCCTATGGTGGAAGGCAGGATATCGTCCAGGCTGTCAGGAAAATGGCAGATAAGGTCCTTAAAGGACAAATATCACTGGAAGATATCAACGAATCCACTATTGCCGATCATTTTTATCCTTCAGAAGGTGCAGCAGTCTCTAATGTTGACCTCATAATACGTACAGGCGGAAACGAAAGGATATCCAATTTCCTCCCCTGGCAGGCTAACGGGAATGAATGTGCCGCATATTTCTGCGCACCTTTCTGGCCCGAGTTTCGCAGGATCGACTTCTTAAGATCAATACGTATCTACCAGGCACGCCTGGCTGAACAGAAGAAGAAAGAAAATCACCGAACAACCCATTTTCTTAAAGAAATTACCAAAACCGGTGATGGACATTGCCAATGATCCGACCTGATCGATCATGATCTGGACTATCTAACAAGATTCAGATCTAAAATAGGTAGTCACAAAGAAAAAGACAAATTGGAAAAAGTAGGGCCGCAGCGAAAGCAAACAACTCTGACGGGATGGAGGAACTACGGCCAATGTTTTAACGAGCTCATTTGTGGGCTCTTACGAATTCTTCAAATTGTTCATAGTATCTTGCTCTGTTTACCAGTTCTGTAAAGAAATCATCCATATTATTTCACCTCAAATACTACAATTACTTCTGGATATATTAATGACAGCCAAGCGGGGTGAAAGTATTCCAGTATCTTTCACAATGTGATATATTAACAGTATCCAATAGATCGATCAAGAACAACAATTTGATCAAATATTTTTAACTTCTCCATGTCAACAGAGGTTTTGAAGTTACTAACATGGAAAAATATATATAAGCTCCATGTCAATTGAGGTTTAAGGGCTAATTTCATGGAGTTTTCACAAAATAGAAAGTAAGACAAAATGAAATAAAAAAGACAAAAACGGGACAAAAAGGAGTCAATATTATGAACAACATATACAAGTACCTCAGATCTGCCACCACAGGCGAAGAGAAACCAGAAGAAAAACATGACATGAATGTGTTCATGAAGTCACAGGAACTGGCTGAAGAATTCGATATCAAATATGATGGGGAAAGTATTGTACCAACAGATACGAGCCTTGCAGACTCCGTATTTGAAGCTGCCATTCAGTTATTGACATCTGTGGGGATTTACTGCACAGATACAAAGAAAACGATACAGATCGAAGAAGAGGATATTACCAGATATCTAAACACTTCCGAAACGCTTGAGATCGGAAGAAAGAATGAAAAGGTCACAGTTCCCTTCAGGTACATTATGGATTCCGAACCTCCAGTCATAATCGGAGGACCCATGGGAGGTACTGTTTCCGAAGAGAATTTCCTTGAAGTACACGTGAGTTCCGCCATGGAGCCTATTGTACAGGGCATATATGCAGGTGCACTTGAAAAGATGGGAGGCAAAGGAATACGCGGGAAAACTCCATTTGAGATGCTTGCCGCACTGAAGGAAGCCAGGGAAGAAAGGCTTGCAACAAAACTTGCAGGTCGTGAAGGCCTCACATTGATGGGACCCGGAACACCAACCATCTCTCCCGCATATATGCTGGTTTCTTCTGAAGAACTGTACTCCAGTGCAGATGTCCAGGAGGTCTACCAGTTGGATGAACTTAAGACCGACTATGAGACATTTTACAAATCCATATTCCACCTTGAGCACGGAAACCATTTCCTGAGCGGCCAGTGTCCGGTATTTGGAGGAACAGGTATCGGTTCACCTGAAGGACTTGCCATTGTAGATGTTGCAGAGACCATCCAATCAAAGGTGCTCACCGGTGCCAGTTTGCATGTTTCCGGTGCGGTGCATGTGAATACGAACTCATCCTCAACAAAAGAGATCATGTGGGGATCTAACCTGTCTTCTCTTGCCATTTCACGCAACATGCACCACTACACAGCAAGATATTACTGGAACCTTGCAGGCTGCTGTACAGACATGATGTTCTATGAGACCGCTGCACAGGCCATCGGAGATACTGTTTGTGGAAGAGACATGCTGATTGGACCGGTAGGTGCCCGCGGAGCAGGCGCAGATCACTCAACAGGACTCGAGTCCAGGTTCATGGGAGAAGTTGCACATATGGCAACCGGACTTTCACTTCTGGAAGCAGATGAGGCTGCACGGAACATCTACAGGAAATATGAAAACCTGCTAGCGTATGCTCCGGAAGGCAAACCTTTCGGCGAATGTTATAACGTAAGATCGGAATATGAAATGAAACCCTCAGAAGAATATCTGGCCATCTACAGGGATGTATTTGCGGAAGTTAGCAAGTACTGTGGCATCGAGTGAGATTTGAGAGATTAACATGAATGATATATTTGGAACCGATGGAATCCAGATATTCAGGAATAGGGCAGCGCTTTCTCCAAGGTACCTTCCGGACAGGCTTATTGGAAGAGAAAAGCAAGTAACAGAACTTGCATCACTGATGAGGCCTGTCCTCCACCACGGAGAGCCTGCAAATGTACTGATATCCGGAATTAAAGGAACAGGCAAGACAACTGTTGTGAAATTTCTCCTGAAACAGCTGAGCACTAACATTGAGACGAAGGATCTTAGCGCTGTTCCGATCTTCATCAATTGCCGGAAGATCAGCACGACCAGCAAAATCATACTTGAGATACTGAACAAGGTATCACCCGAAACGGAAGTTCCAAGAACAGGACTCTCAATGGGAAAATATTATAGGGCATTATGGAAAGCTCTGAACGAAAAGAGGACCACAATCATTGTAGTACTTGATGAAATCGAATCTCTGAAAGACAAAAATGTACTCTATGAACTCAGCTATGCCGGCGAGAATATGAGCATCGAAGAAGACATATTCATAGGTATTATTGGAATTAGTGATGACATATTCTTTTACGCTAAGGCCGAGAATACTGTTCTTTCGGCACTCCAGTACAGAAACATAATATTTCCACCATATAGCGAGGAAGATGTTGAGCAGATACTGAATGACCGCTGTAAAATTGCGTTTGTGGAAGATGCTGTTGACAAGGGGATCGTTTCACTATGTACGAAGCTATCCGGGGTCGAACATGATTGCGGGAAAGCCCTGACCTTGCTGGAAAGAGCAGGTACCATCGCAGATATTTCGAATGAGGAAAGAGTAACTGAGAAACACGTCTTGCTGGCAAATGAAGAAATGGGAGAAAAGGACCTGTTAACCTCACTGGAAAACCTGCCCATCAATTCAAAACTTGTTCTTCTCAGCATCATCCGACTTACAGAGGAACTAAACGATAAAGTAACAACAGGCCAGATAGAAATGCTCTACAGGAAGTACTGCGAGCAGATGGGGACAAACCCTCTGGGACGTACCAGCGTATCAGGGATCGTCTCAGAATTCGATATGATGGGTATTATTTCAGCACCTGTGCGTAGCAGGGGTAGGCATGGAAAGACACGTTTGGTATCAATCAGGAAGAAACCAAAGAAAATAGAAGACATACTCTACATGGACTACAGGCTTAAAGAACTGTGTGATGCCAGCATAATTTAACTGAACCTAAACAACGGAGATGAATATGAAATTAAATCTTGGAATTGATGCAGGTGGCACCTATACAGATGCAGTTGTTGTAAAGAGCCCGGAGGATACAATAATTGCGTCCTATAAGGCACTCACAACCTATCCCGATCCACTGGAGGGTATACGGGAAGCACTTGACGGCATTGATCAGG encodes the following:
- a CDS encoding monomethylamine:corrinoid methyltransferase, which gives rise to MNNIYKYLRSATTGEEKPEEKHDMNVFMKSQELAEEFDIKYDGESIVPTDTSLADSVFEAAIQLLTSVGIYCTDTKKTIQIEEEDITRYLNTSETLEIGRKNEKVTVPFRYIMDSEPPVIIGGPMGGTVSEENFLEVHVSSAMEPIVQGIYAGALEKMGGKGIRGKTPFEMLAALKEAREERLATKLAGREGLTLMGPGTPTISPAYMLVSSEELYSSADVQEVYQLDELKTDYETFYKSIFHLEHGNHFLSGQCPVFGGTGIGSPEGLAIVDVAETIQSKVLTGASLHVSGAVHVNTNSSSTKEIMWGSNLSSLAISRNMHHYTARYYWNLAGCCTDMMFYETAAQAIGDTVCGRDMLIGPVGARGAGADHSTGLESRFMGEVAHMATGLSLLEADEAARNIYRKYENLLAYAPEGKPFGECYNVRSEYEMKPSEEYLAIYRDVFAEVSKYCGIE
- a CDS encoding Cdc6/Cdc18 family protein, producing the protein MNDIFGTDGIQIFRNRAALSPRYLPDRLIGREKQVTELASLMRPVLHHGEPANVLISGIKGTGKTTVVKFLLKQLSTNIETKDLSAVPIFINCRKISTTSKIILEILNKVSPETEVPRTGLSMGKYYRALWKALNEKRTTIIVVLDEIESLKDKNVLYELSYAGENMSIEEDIFIGIIGISDDIFFYAKAENTVLSALQYRNIIFPPYSEEDVEQILNDRCKIAFVEDAVDKGIVSLCTKLSGVEHDCGKALTLLERAGTIADISNEERVTEKHVLLANEEMGEKDLLTSLENLPINSKLVLLSIIRLTEELNDKVTTGQIEMLYRKYCEQMGTNPLGRTSVSGIVSEFDMMGIISAPVRSRGRHGKTRLVSIRKKPKKIEDILYMDYRLKELCDASII
- a CDS encoding radical SAM protein, producing the protein MNHSMKGMVRTDKGSFYTYLTRGCKLCQQGAKMVLFITGICNRGCFYCPLSDERKKDDTYANERLVKDDEDVIDEAIRMDALGTGITGGEPLIRPELVLHYIRLLKERFGKDHHIHLYTSIAPKRDLLKALSEAGLDEIRFHPPEQLWKELKGSDFERAIRDSIELGMEAGMELPSIEGVNDVEEVVINTGCFLNLNELEFSDTNAIEMKERNFVLKDDMSNAVEGSEEFALELADKLPKIHFCSSRYKDAGQLRERLLRTARKTARELDEITEEGTIVYGSLEGADTDKMVGILHSFEVPEDLFEVKGNTVELPWWIIEEIAEELKEEGLIPSIIERYPFEDGLVVEVIPL
- the uppS gene encoding polyprenyl diphosphate synthase codes for the protein MIRSLMNLFYKTYERALSKDVKSGTVPEHVAIIMDGNRRFASRLGKRTSYGHSKGADVTEKVIEWSYDIGVKELTVYAFSTENFNRSSDETLQLFDLIGSKFDYMRENERTHEREIRVRVIGDHSLLPEELQKSARKIEQATKDYDKFNLNVALAYGGRQDIVQAVRKMADKVLKGQISLEDINESTIADHFYPSEGAAVSNVDLIIRTGGNERISNFLPWQANGNECAAYFCAPFWPEFRRIDFLRSIRIYQARLAEQKKKENHRTTHFLKEITKTGDGHCQ
- a CDS encoding type II/IV secretion system ATPase subunit, which codes for MTLRSYLHNFISKDKQESKSVCQYRVRQTKNQRTIQVDCSQCKQSSTLNDPACRERLFDIILTEPISNRLVLSHLYERDYEGNEIAVIYELAKFGDALLNYKDVRLTSNCSHREADKCTSYRKKLIDNVLECSKNDPVTACKFLKETGIDGNEYPNHPECHDCVADFRSTIREMQDIASEISIIHYFRTEQDSRHDADNNDNSRTVFDYDSYIKPHVRPAFSTSRIYTEPPGNTRFMECYDVRNNAGRMLQISIYEMTDRPEKLYMAIPLEYNLGHEGLGLIERVRKKLIRFRPENMNFADPVNSREYIYRIGKQMLEEDAKLHEIALTPFETMAYSDLLAKYTTGLGILEDVLSDPKITDVYVNAPADINPIHVVVDGDECITNIFLSQDDLDSMVSRFRAISGRPFGEATPVLEMELAEFGVRVSVIGDPLSANGLAYAFRKHARTPWTLPKLINTGSISPLTAGLLSFLMDGEASILVAGEVGAGKTSLLSAMMMEIPQKYRILTIEDTRELPIEDLQQLGWKIQGMNSRSSILNTSIEVKPDVALRAALRLGNSSLVIGEVRGPEVKVLYEAMQVGTAGNSVLGTIHGASTRSVYERIVHTLGVPPASFKSTDAVVVCTNTRIGGSMSKKRRVTQISEVSTGWDEDATPEEIFTEIMQYSTVEDSLIPTDILDRGQSELIGKIARKWGIAIDDASLNIRVRARIKQKIASAGTLNPGFLEADVVSKANNAFWLYMDMEKHGTCGPDYERVYEKWNRWFDNFSASRV
- a CDS encoding 4Fe-4S binding protein, with translation MSHPEGYIAVIGCNNCGKCDNICPFGALQIRDGKATIDYSKCTVCMKCISVCPVKALVYVD
- a CDS encoding DUF2551 domain-containing protein; the encoded protein is MFVLETIEDRVKARLIKYLGRDDTGIREDVLKLFLEGGTFTTGDVYKHLNEKEFDVSYRGVSAMVGLMNTRLGILSIDVTGDHNLYLLKEDYKPIVKAVLDNY